GGCCATTGAGGTCGTGTGCAGTCACCCGCTGGAGCCGGCCCATCGTGAGCGGCTGAGGGAGATTGTGTCCCGGAAATTTAACGTGTCGCTTGATGTGAATGAAGCGATTGATCCGGGCCTGATTGCCGGCATCAAGATCAAACTGGGAAGTCTTGAGATCGACGGAAGTTTGCGGAACCGCTTCAATGAGGCGATCGAGCAATTGAAAAGCGAACATGTGTGAGTTCTGTTCCCTCGCCCCTTGAGGGAGAGGGTAGGGTGAGGGGTGGGTTCGGGCCATGGCGTTATTGAGTCAACTTAGGCGGGATCTCCGGTTCAATGCGGAGTTTCTTCAGTTGATTGTGACTCTGAAAAATATCGCGGCCTCCCAATATCACACCCTGGAGCGTGAGAAGGAGCGGTTCTCCGAGTTCATGGACCAGTTTTCAGGATTTTTCCGGGTGGTCGATATGGTGCATGTGGAGGCTCCGCTTGTCAGGGTCGCCACCGATGTAGTGGGCATTGTACTGGTCACGTCGGATTCAGGGTTTATGGGCGGGCTGAATGCCGGCGTGATAGAAGCCGGATTTGGCGTGCAGGGCAGTCTCCCGTTGGAGAAAGTGCGATTTATTGTGGTTGGGGAGCGAGGGGCCTCAAAGCTGACGGAGAAAGGCCTGACGTTCAAGACCTTTCCCGGAATCAATCCGGAAACCCGGTTTGAGCAGGCCCTTGAAATACGTGATTATATTGTGGGCGAAGTCAAGGAGAAGCGGATGGGAAAGGTCGTGATGGTTCACCCCCGCGCCCTTTCGTTCACCCAGCAGACCGTTGATACCGTGTCTCTGCTGCCCTGTGGCGAGCTGTTCGACAAGCGTTCCGACACGGAGATTGCCCGGCGTTCCGGGGTGATGAAGCAGATTGCCGATGCCCGCAAGGTGGTGGTGGAGTCGGCATATCCTGATATGGTGGAATACCTGGCGGGAATGTGGGTGGCCTCCAAGCTGTATGAGGTCTTTGAGGACAGCAAGCTGGCCGAGTTTGCGGCCCGTGCCATGCATCTGGAGGAGAGCAGTCAGAAATTAACGGGCGAACTTAAAAAGTTGAAGCATCAATGCTTCCGCGCGGCCCATGAGTTGGTAGACAAGAGCATGCGTGAGTCGTTCTCGTCACGGAAAAAGAAAAAGAAGGTGGCATAATCTATGAGCGCTCAAGGAACAGGTGAATTGAAAAAAGGCCGGGTCGTTGGCGTCCAGGGCCCCATTGTGGACATCCGGTTCAACCAGATCTCGGATATGCCGGATCTGCACGAACTGGTGATGGTTAAAACATTCGACAAGCGTGATTTAGCCCTCGAGGTGGCCGAACATCTGGAGGGGAGTGTCGCCCGGTGTATTGCGTTGTCCTCCACCCTGAATCTGCAGCGGAATGCGGTGGCCACCTCGACGGGTGACGTGCTCAGAGTGCCGGTGGGTGAGGCCCTGTTCGGGCGGATCATCAATGTGATGGGGCAGCCGATTGACGGGAAAGGGCCCATCAACGCCACGGAAACCCGGCCCATCCACCGGGATGTGAGCAAGTTGCGCGTCAATGTCGCTACGCTGGTGGATAATAAGCGGGAAGTCATGGAGACCGGGATCAAGATGATTGATCTGCTGTATCCGGTGGTGAAGGGCAGCAAGACCGGCATTCTGGGGGGCGCCGGTTGCGGCAAGAGCGTGGTGATTCAGGAGCTGATTCATAATGTGGCCGCCGAACATGACGGGTGTAGTGTGTTCGCCGGGGTAGGTGAGCGTATCCGGGAGGGCAATGAGCTGTACTTCGAGTTTGAGCACTCCGGAATTCTCAAGAAGGTCATCATGGCATTCGGGCAGATGGATGAGCCGCCTGGCGCCCGTTTTGAGGTAGTTAAAACCGGCATCACCCAGGCGGAATGGCTGCAGGAGCAGGGCAAAAATGTACTGCTCTTTATTGATAATGTTTTCCGGTTCGTGCAGGCGGGCTCTGAGATCTCAACGTTGATGGGGCGCGTTCCTTCGGAAACCGGGTATCAGCCCACGCTCAGTTCAGAGGTCGGCGATATCCACGAGCGTATCAAGGCGGGTAGCGGGGGATCCATTTCCGCCTTTGAGGCGGTGTATGTGCCTGCGGACGATCTGACCGATCCTGCCGTGGTGGCCATTTTCAGCTATCTGGACTCCGTGCTGGTACTGTCCCGTGACCGGGCGCAGCTCGGCCTTTATCCGGCCGTGGATCCGTTGAATTCCTCAAGCTCCAATATGGACTCGGCGATTGTCGGAGAGCGTCATTTCGGGATCGCGCAGGAGGTGGTGCGGATGCTGACGAAATATGATGAACTGCGGCGTATTGTGGCGGTAATCGGGATTGACGAATTATCCCGCACGGACCGGCTGATCTATGAGCGCGCCCGGAAACTGCAGAACTATCTGACGCAGCCCTGCTTCGTCGCGGAGTCGTATACCGGGCGGAAAGGGCAGTATGTGCCCACCGAGGTGACGGTCAATGACTGCGCGAAGATTATTGAGGGGGCCTACGATGATCGTGATGAACGGGAGTTTTACATGATCGGGCGGCTTCCCTAAGGAGAATCCATGGCGCCACAATGGAGTGAATTGCTGGTTCAGGAAAAGCTGCTTTCGTCGGCCCAGATGGAAGACGCCATGCGTCTTTCCCGCGAGCGGAGCGAGCCGCTGATCAAAACGCTGGTGCTGCAGGGGCTGGTGGCGGAAGACCAGTTGCTGCGTGTGGTGGCCCGGCAGCAGGGTATTGACTTTATCTCATTGCGCGACAGCCGGCCTGAAGCCGCCGCCGTCTCCAGTTTGTCGGCCCGCTTCGTCTCGCATTATCGCGTCATGCCGGTGTCTCTGACGGGGCAGCGTCTGGTCGTGGCGGTCGCAAATCCCTTCGATCGGGCGGCTGTTGAGGATATTGAAAGCAGTCACGGGTTGCGGGTGGAGCGGGTGCTGGCTTGTGAAGCAGATATTCTGGCGGCGATCCGAACCCATTATGGGGTGGGCTCCGAGACGGTGGAGCGCATTCTGGCGGGGGCCCATGAGCAGGGGGCATCCTCGCAGCTTGAGGCCTCGCATGATCTGGAAAACAAGGCCGAGGATGCCTCGGTGATCAAGCTGGTCAATCAGCTGTTACACCAGGCAATTACCGATCGCGCCACCGATATCCATTTCGAGGTCTATCGCGATGATGTCACCCTGCGCCGCCGCATCGATGGCATTCTCTATGACACCCCGGTGTCGCGGAATATGGCCGCGCTCTATCCGGCGATCATTTCCCGGATCAAGCTGATGGCCTCGCTCAATATCGTTGAACGCCGCCTCCCGCAGGACGGGCGGGCCCGGGTGAATATCGGGCCTCATCAGTACGACTTGCGAGTCTCCGTGGTCCCCTCGGTGCACGGTGAGAATATTGTCATCCGGATCCTGCCCACCTCCATGCTGTTCAGCATGGAGCAGTTGGGGCTCTCGCCGGATCATCTTCATATCCTGACGGATCTGATCCAGTTGCCGCATGGGATTGTGTTTGTCACCGGTCCGACCGGCAGCGGGAAGAGCACCACCCTGTATGCCTGCCTGACCCGCCTGAATACCCGGGATCATAAAAT
This region of bacterium genomic DNA includes:
- a CDS encoding F0F1 ATP synthase subunit gamma; the encoded protein is MALLSQLRRDLRFNAEFLQLIVTLKNIAASQYHTLEREKERFSEFMDQFSGFFRVVDMVHVEAPLVRVATDVVGIVLVTSDSGFMGGLNAGVIEAGFGVQGSLPLEKVRFIVVGERGASKLTEKGLTFKTFPGINPETRFEQALEIRDYIVGEVKEKRMGKVVMVHPRALSFTQQTVDTVSLLPCGELFDKRSDTEIARRSGVMKQIADARKVVVESAYPDMVEYLAGMWVASKLYEVFEDSKLAEFAARAMHLEESSQKLTGELKKLKHQCFRAAHELVDKSMRESFSSRKKKKKVA
- the atpD gene encoding F0F1 ATP synthase subunit beta, which encodes MSAQGTGELKKGRVVGVQGPIVDIRFNQISDMPDLHELVMVKTFDKRDLALEVAEHLEGSVARCIALSSTLNLQRNAVATSTGDVLRVPVGEALFGRIINVMGQPIDGKGPINATETRPIHRDVSKLRVNVATLVDNKREVMETGIKMIDLLYPVVKGSKTGILGGAGCGKSVVIQELIHNVAAEHDGCSVFAGVGERIREGNELYFEFEHSGILKKVIMAFGQMDEPPGARFEVVKTGITQAEWLQEQGKNVLLFIDNVFRFVQAGSEISTLMGRVPSETGYQPTLSSEVGDIHERIKAGSGGSISAFEAVYVPADDLTDPAVVAIFSYLDSVLVLSRDRAQLGLYPAVDPLNSSSSNMDSAIVGERHFGIAQEVVRMLTKYDELRRIVAVIGIDELSRTDRLIYERARKLQNYLTQPCFVAESYTGRKGQYVPTEVTVNDCAKIIEGAYDDRDEREFYMIGRLP
- a CDS encoding GspE/PulE family protein: MAPQWSELLVQEKLLSSAQMEDAMRLSRERSEPLIKTLVLQGLVAEDQLLRVVARQQGIDFISLRDSRPEAAAVSSLSARFVSHYRVMPVSLTGQRLVVAVANPFDRAAVEDIESSHGLRVERVLACEADILAAIRTHYGVGSETVERILAGAHEQGASSQLEASHDLENKAEDASVIKLVNQLLHQAITDRATDIHFEVYRDDVTLRRRIDGILYDTPVSRNMAALYPAIISRIKLMASLNIVERRLPQDGRARVNIGPHQYDLRVSVVPSVHGENIVIRILPTSMLFSMEQLGLSPDHLHILTDLIQLPHGIVFVTGPTGSGKSTTLYACLTRLNTRDHKIITIEDPVEYEIKGIMQTQVNPRIDLTFARALRSMLRHDPDIMMVGEVRDRETAEITIQTALTGHLVFSTLHTNDAASAAIRLLDMGVDPYLIASTVRAFVAQRLVRVICEHCREWIEVQGRRCSRGRGCPQCNGTGYRGRVAISEIMQVLPEIQDLILRRASARDIRQRAVALGMKTLAADGWDKIEKGITTVEEVTRTTFDTLTHVEGG